A window of the Microplitis mediator isolate UGA2020A chromosome 5, iyMicMedi2.1, whole genome shotgun sequence genome harbors these coding sequences:
- the LOC130668308 gene encoding tubulin beta chain-like, with protein MREIVHIQVGQCGNQIGSKFWEVINTEHGIDATGEYHGDSDLQLERIDVYYNKASGGKYVPRAILVDLEPGTMDSVRSGPYGQIFRPDNFVFGQSGAGNNWAKGHYTEGGEVVDSVLEVVRKESEACDCLQGFQMTHSLGGGTGSGLGTLLISKIRDHYPDRMMATFSVVPSPKVSDTVVEPYNATLATHQLIENTDQSYCIDNEALYDICFRTLKLTSPSYADLNHLVSVTMSGVTTCFRFPGQLNADLRKLAVNMVPFPRLHFFMPGFAPLTARGSQQYKVYSVPELTLQMFDAKNIMAACNPRHGKYLTAAAIFRGRMSMKEVEEQMNNIQNKNSAYFVEWIPNNVKTAVCDIPPTGLKMSSTFIGNSTAIMELFKRLSEQFNVMFKRKAFLYWYTSEGMDEMEFEEAQSNMKDLVSEYQEYQDALTYDDQLFDEHEDEISE; from the coding sequence tttTGGGAAGTAATAAATACTGAACACGGTATTGACGCGACAGGTGAATATCACGGAGACTCAGATTTACAATTAGAAAGAATAGATGTTTATTACAACAAAGCAAGCGGTGGTAAATATGTTCCGCGAGCGATTCTCGTGGACTTGGAACCTGGAACTATGGATTCAGTGCGTTCGGGACCGTATGGACAAATTTTCCGTCCCGATAATTTCGTGTTTGGGCAGTCAGGCGCAGGCAACAATTGGGCTAAAGGTCATTACACAGAAGGCGGAGAAGTTGTGGACTCAGTGTTAGAAGTAGTGAGGAAAGAATCCGAAGCCTGTGATTGTCTGCAGGGTTTCCAGATGACTCACTCACTTGGGGGTGGAACCGGGTCAGGTTTGGGAACGCTGCTTATTTCTAAAATACGTGACCACTATCCTGATAGAATGATGGCCACATTTTCGGTGGTACCGTCGCCGAAAGTTTCTGATACTGTCGTCGAACCTTACAATGCAACGCTGGCTACTCATCAGTTAATTGAAAATACCGATCAGTCTTATTGTATTGACAACGAAGCACTTTATGACATTTGTTTCCGTACATTGAAGCTCACATCGCCCAGTTACGCTGATTTGAATCATCTCGTATCAGTAACAATGTCAGGGGTAACAACTTGTTTCAGATTTCCCGGTCAATTGAATGCCGATTTAAGAAAACTTGCTGTCAATATGGTTCCCTTCCCTcgattacatttttttatgccGGGTTTCGCGCCTCTTACAGCACGTGGTAGTCAACAATACAAAGTTTACTCAGTTCCAGAATTAACATTGCAAATGTTCGACGCCAAAAACATTATGGCTGCTTGCAATCCAAGGCacggtaaatatttaacagCCGCGGCTATTTTCCGAGGTAGAATGTCAATGAAAGAAGTTGAAGAGCAAATGAACAATAtacagaataaaaatagtgCTTATTTTGTTGAATGGATACCAAATAATGTTAAAACTGCAGTCTGTGATATTCCGCCTACGGGATTAAAAATGTCATCGACTTTTATTGGAAATTCAACGGCTATAATGGAATTATTTAAACGTCTTTCGGAACAATTTAATGTTATGTTCAAAAGAAAAGCATTTTTATATTGGTATACTAGTGAAGGTATGGATGAAATGGAATTCGAAGAGGCGCAATCTAATATGAAAGATTTAGTGTCTGAGTACCAAGAGTATCAAGATGCTCTAACTTATGATGACCAATTATTTGATGAACATGAAGATGAAATTTCGgagtaa